A stretch of Natronococcus sp. CG52 DNA encodes these proteins:
- a CDS encoding DUF1328 family protein: MLELAILFFVIALIAAAVGATGVAGISMTIAKWLVLVFLVLAVLSFLL; this comes from the coding sequence ATGTTAGAACTCGCAATCCTGTTCTTCGTCATCGCACTGATCGCCGCCGCCGTCGGTGCGACCGGCGTCGCAGGAATCTCGATGACCATCGCCAAGTGGCTCGTACTGGTGTTCCTGGTGCTCGCCGTGCTGTCGTTCCTGCTCTGA
- a CDS encoding aspartate kinase: MRVVVKFGGTSLGSGDRINRAADSIAAAVEDGHEIAVVASAMGSTTDDLLDEITFETDEADRAQIVSMGERTSVRMLKAALTARDVDATFLEPGSENWPIVTDEYGEVDVEETQNRAFEVAEDLDETVPVITGFLAEGPDGSITTLGRGGSDTTAVMMGKYMDADEVVIVTDVEGVMTGDPNVVEGARNVGEISVDELRNLSFRGAEVVAPSALSYKGGKLDVRVVHYQHGDLLSGGTSIEGEFHNLVDLRERPLACLTVAGRAIRNQPGVFNHLSKPLSESDINVDAVASGLDSVTFYVDEKEAERAENILHREVIARDELSSVTVDEPLAVVRVTGGELPNQPGIISDIVNPLSEARINVHDIITSATSVAIFVNWEDRERTLELTQDLF, encoded by the coding sequence ATGCGCGTCGTAGTGAAGTTCGGCGGAACGAGTCTCGGCAGCGGCGACCGGATCAACCGGGCCGCGGACTCGATCGCGGCCGCCGTCGAGGACGGTCACGAGATCGCCGTGGTCGCGAGTGCGATGGGGTCGACCACCGACGACCTGCTCGACGAGATCACCTTCGAGACCGACGAGGCGGACCGCGCCCAGATCGTCAGCATGGGGGAACGAACCTCAGTTCGGATGCTCAAGGCCGCACTGACGGCCCGCGACGTCGACGCGACCTTCCTCGAGCCCGGTAGCGAGAACTGGCCCATCGTCACCGACGAGTACGGCGAGGTCGACGTCGAGGAGACCCAGAACCGCGCGTTCGAGGTTGCCGAGGATCTCGACGAGACGGTGCCGGTGATCACCGGGTTCCTCGCCGAGGGGCCGGACGGCTCGATCACGACGCTCGGTCGTGGGGGCAGCGACACGACGGCGGTCATGATGGGCAAGTACATGGACGCCGACGAGGTCGTCATCGTCACCGACGTCGAGGGCGTCATGACGGGCGATCCCAACGTCGTCGAGGGTGCCCGAAACGTCGGCGAGATTTCCGTCGACGAACTCCGGAACCTCTCGTTCCGCGGTGCCGAGGTCGTCGCCCCCTCCGCGCTCTCCTACAAGGGCGGAAAGCTCGACGTCCGCGTCGTCCACTACCAGCACGGCGACCTCCTCTCCGGCGGGACGAGCATCGAGGGCGAGTTTCACAACCTGGTCGACCTTCGCGAGCGGCCGCTGGCCTGTCTGACGGTCGCAGGCCGCGCGATCCGTAACCAGCCCGGCGTCTTCAACCACCTCTCGAAACCGCTCAGCGAGAGCGATATCAACGTCGACGCCGTCGCGAGCGGACTCGACAGCGTCACGTTCTACGTCGACGAGAAGGAGGCCGAACGCGCCGAGAACATCCTCCACCGCGAGGTCATCGCGCGCGACGAACTCTCGAGCGTCACCGTCGACGAGCCGCTGGCGGTCGTTCGGGTCACGGGGGGCGAACTGCCCAACCAGCCGGGCATCATCAGCGACATCGTCAACCCGCTCTCCGAGGCGCGTATCAACGTTCACGACATCATCACGAGCGCGACGAGCGTCGCCATCTTCGTCAACTGGGAGGATCGAGAGCGGACGCTCGAGTTGACCCAGGACCTGTTCTAG
- a CDS encoding DNA-directed DNA polymerase II small subunit — translation MPLEGPARIVSELTSRGYNAEREAVTRIASADDPVTVLERVIEELPSDALVVRLEHVESVPNELSGSDRRNRGSNATDDARTAGPDAPSSPTDSSASTGAPQTNTQPTAGGSPVETKGVSQGAGRSSDPDERSLEIVGDMTGESTGTGEYGDFVSVFRDRLERLGSKLRGRVNHRPATAIQSMPGGSDAAMVGLVNDIRSTASGHWLIELEDATGTFPWLVMKDREYVDLVDELLRDEVLAMEGTLADDSGIAFVDSMYFPDVPRTHEPSTADRHVQAALISDVHVGSQEFMGDAWNRFADWLHTEQAQHVEYLLIAGDMVEGVGIYPNQDEELDVVDIYEQYELFNEHLKRVPGDIEIVMIPGNHDAVRLAEPQPGFDEELRGIMSAHDAQIVSNPSTVTLEGVSVLMYHGVSLDEVIAELPEEKASYDDPHRAMYQLLKKRHVAPQFGGHTRLAPEERDYLIMEEVPDIFHTGHVHKLGFGKYHDVLAINSGCWQAQTDFQKSVNIDPDAGYAPIVDLDTLDVTVQKFS, via the coding sequence GTGCCACTCGAGGGGCCCGCCCGGATCGTCAGCGAACTCACGAGCCGCGGCTACAACGCCGAACGCGAGGCAGTAACCCGAATTGCGTCCGCGGACGACCCGGTAACGGTGCTCGAGCGCGTCATCGAGGAGCTTCCGTCGGACGCGCTGGTCGTTCGTCTCGAACACGTCGAATCGGTCCCGAACGAACTGAGCGGGTCGGACCGACGGAATCGCGGATCGAACGCCACCGACGACGCCCGAACCGCCGGACCGGATGCCCCGTCCTCGCCGACCGACTCCTCCGCTTCAACTGGAGCTCCGCAGACGAATACTCAGCCCACTGCAGGAGGTAGTCCAGTTGAAACGAAGGGGGTGTCTCAGGGCGCCGGCAGGTCGTCGGATCCCGACGAACGCTCGCTCGAGATCGTCGGCGACATGACCGGCGAGAGTACGGGGACGGGAGAGTACGGCGACTTCGTCTCCGTCTTCCGGGACCGACTCGAGCGACTGGGGTCGAAGCTTCGCGGCCGCGTCAACCACCGGCCGGCGACGGCCATCCAGTCGATGCCCGGCGGTAGCGACGCCGCGATGGTCGGTCTGGTCAACGACATCCGGTCGACGGCGAGCGGTCACTGGCTGATAGAACTCGAGGACGCCACCGGAACCTTCCCGTGGCTGGTGATGAAGGATCGGGAGTACGTCGACCTCGTCGACGAACTGCTCCGTGACGAGGTGCTGGCGATGGAGGGGACGCTCGCCGACGACTCGGGGATCGCGTTCGTCGACTCGATGTACTTCCCGGACGTTCCGCGGACGCACGAGCCCTCGACCGCCGATCGTCACGTGCAGGCGGCGCTCATCAGCGACGTCCACGTCGGCAGCCAGGAGTTCATGGGCGACGCCTGGAACCGCTTTGCCGACTGGCTCCACACGGAGCAGGCCCAGCACGTCGAGTACCTGCTGATCGCGGGCGACATGGTCGAGGGCGTCGGCATCTATCCGAACCAGGACGAGGAACTCGACGTCGTCGACATCTACGAGCAGTACGAACTGTTCAACGAACATCTCAAACGGGTTCCGGGCGACATCGAGATCGTCATGATTCCGGGGAACCACGACGCGGTCCGCCTCGCCGAACCTCAGCCCGGATTCGACGAGGAGCTCCGGGGGATCATGTCCGCGCACGACGCCCAGATCGTGAGCAACCCGTCGACGGTGACGCTCGAGGGCGTCTCCGTCCTGATGTACCACGGCGTCTCGCTCGACGAGGTGATCGCGGAACTTCCGGAGGAGAAGGCGAGCTACGACGATCCCCACAGGGCGATGTACCAGCTTCTGAAGAAACGTCACGTCGCGCCGCAGTTCGGCGGTCACACTCGACTCGCCCCCGAAGAACGGGACTACCTCATCATGGAGGAGGTCCCGGACATCTTCCACACGGGCCACGTTCACAAGCTCGGTTTCGGCAAGTACCACGACGTGCTCGCGATCAACTCCGGCTGCTGGCAGGCCCAGACGGACTTCCAGAAGAGCGTCAACATCGATCCCGACGCCGGCTACGCGCCTATCGTCGATCTCGACACGCTCGACGTCACGGTCCAGAAGTTCAGCTAG
- a CDS encoding S26 family signal peptidase, whose protein sequence is MSGPDPGDVDDSSDNTGESSRHDPHDDRSDGTGDPDHGRAPPPDQDEMTAGGTRQGVPDGARDGNAAARNGRADNGDGAGVSIEDDGVLRWFLKTNDDSAVLVRDVLSSVAIVVVIGLLLFAVSGIWPPLVAVESGSMEPNMEKGDLIFVVADDRFVGDDPAGETGVVTLESGQGNGHEKFGQPGDVIIFEPNGDEFRTPVIHRAHFWVQEDENWVDTKANEEYVNGATCEQLQTCPANHDGFVTKGDANSYYDQYQQGPGAQTDVVQPGWVTGKATFRIPWLGYVRLTFDSILGELVAPQPTIETVSSPLENEAGLSDESAVVGGIGATGAAATGTGVAMAAGRFRRE, encoded by the coding sequence ATGAGCGGTCCCGACCCCGGAGACGTCGACGACAGCAGCGATAACACCGGTGAGTCCAGCCGCCACGATCCGCACGACGACCGATCGGACGGGACCGGCGATCCGGACCACGGTAGAGCGCCGCCTCCCGACCAGGACGAGATGACCGCCGGTGGGACTCGTCAGGGCGTCCCTGACGGCGCTCGAGACGGGAACGCGGCCGCACGCAACGGGCGCGCAGATAACGGCGACGGCGCCGGCGTCTCGATCGAGGACGACGGGGTCCTCCGCTGGTTCCTCAAGACGAACGACGACTCCGCCGTCCTGGTGCGCGACGTCCTGAGCAGCGTCGCCATCGTCGTGGTCATCGGACTCCTCCTCTTTGCGGTCAGTGGCATCTGGCCGCCGCTGGTCGCCGTCGAGAGCGGCAGTATGGAACCGAACATGGAGAAGGGTGATCTCATCTTCGTCGTCGCGGACGACCGCTTCGTCGGCGACGATCCCGCCGGCGAGACCGGCGTCGTCACCCTCGAGAGCGGCCAGGGGAACGGCCACGAGAAGTTCGGACAGCCGGGTGACGTCATCATCTTCGAGCCGAACGGCGACGAGTTCCGGACACCCGTGATACACCGCGCTCACTTCTGGGTCCAAGAGGATGAAAACTGGGTCGACACCAAGGCGAACGAGGAGTACGTCAACGGTGCGACCTGCGAACAGCTTCAGACCTGTCCCGCCAATCACGACGGCTTCGTCACGAAGGGTGACGCCAACAGCTACTACGACCAGTACCAGCAGGGCCCCGGCGCACAGACTGACGTCGTCCAGCCCGGGTGGGTCACCGGAAAGGCGACCTTCCGGATCCCGTGGCTCGGCTACGTCCGGCTGACGTTCGACTCGATCCTGGGTGAACTCGTCGCGCCTCAGCCGACGATCGAAACGGTCAGCAGTCCGCTCGAGAACGAGGCGGGACTGTCCGACGAAAGCGCCGTCGTCGGCGGAATCGGTGCGACGGGCGCCGCCGCAACCGGAACCGGCGTCGCGATGGCCGCCGGCCGTTTCCGCCGCGAGTAA
- a CDS encoding Cdc6/Cdc18 family protein: MSDDNSEIPGADEVEPDGTHGFSTPLEETAIGDDEPNQGLFDDLLSGEPIFENKEVLRPSYTPHELPHRSDQINKMATILVAALRGETPSNILIYGKTGTGKTASAKFVSKELESTSQKYSVPCDVEYINCEVTDTQYRVLAQLANKFIEKNKARIDEKVASLEELLETVEQYENEAPSRSEDGSPTDGGTSDDPFESAVQQGRSAEGDPLTGEEKTDGSGVSFATETDAVSRDSPLETGGSTSDSVEDEPSPTHPLESTPFTAVAEVEDRIASLEADKESFEEVPMTGWPTDRVYSVFFDAVDYDERVVVIMLDEIDKLVEKSGDDTLYNLSRMNSELENSRVSIIGISNDLKFTDFLDPRVKSSLGEEEIVFPPYDANQLRDILQHRSEVAFKGNALSGDVIPLCAAFAAQEHGDARRALDLLRTAGELAERSQAETIVEEHVRQAQDKIELDRVVEVVRTLPTQSKLVLFSTILLEKNGVHSINTGEVFNIYKRLCEEIDADVLTQRRVTDLISELDMLGIVNAVVVSKGRYGRTKEISLSVPIDETEAVLLSDSRLSNIDDVQPFVQARFEN; this comes from the coding sequence ATGTCAGATGACAACTCGGAGATACCAGGGGCGGACGAGGTCGAACCCGACGGAACACACGGATTTTCGACGCCGCTCGAGGAAACGGCAATCGGCGACGACGAGCCGAATCAGGGATTGTTCGACGACCTGCTCAGCGGGGAGCCGATCTTCGAGAACAAGGAGGTTCTCAGACCCTCCTATACGCCACACGAGCTCCCGCATCGAAGTGATCAGATCAACAAGATGGCGACGATCCTCGTCGCCGCACTCCGCGGCGAGACGCCGTCGAACATCCTGATTTACGGCAAGACGGGAACGGGGAAGACCGCGAGTGCGAAGTTCGTCAGCAAGGAACTCGAGAGCACCTCCCAGAAGTACAGCGTCCCCTGTGACGTCGAGTACATCAACTGCGAGGTTACCGACACCCAGTATCGCGTCCTGGCACAGCTCGCGAACAAGTTCATCGAGAAGAACAAGGCGCGAATCGACGAAAAGGTCGCCTCCCTCGAGGAACTCCTCGAGACCGTCGAACAGTACGAGAACGAGGCCCCCTCTCGATCCGAGGATGGATCACCGACCGACGGCGGGACGAGCGACGACCCGTTCGAGTCCGCCGTCCAGCAGGGCCGATCCGCCGAAGGCGACCCGCTCACCGGCGAGGAAAAAACGGACGGCAGTGGCGTTTCGTTTGCAACCGAAACCGACGCTGTGTCCCGTGATTCTCCACTAGAAACAGGGGGGTCTACATCCGACTCAGTCGAGGACGAACCATCGCCGACGCATCCGCTCGAGTCGACGCCGTTTACCGCCGTCGCCGAAGTCGAGGATCGAATCGCTTCCCTCGAGGCGGACAAGGAGTCCTTCGAGGAGGTCCCGATGACGGGGTGGCCGACGGATCGGGTCTACAGCGTCTTCTTCGACGCCGTCGACTACGACGAGCGCGTCGTCGTTATCATGCTCGACGAGATCGACAAACTGGTCGAGAAGAGCGGCGACGACACGCTCTACAACCTCTCGCGGATGAACTCCGAACTCGAGAACTCGCGAGTCTCGATCATCGGCATCTCGAACGACCTCAAGTTCACCGACTTTCTGGATCCGCGCGTGAAGTCGAGTCTCGGCGAGGAGGAGATCGTCTTCCCGCCGTACGACGCGAACCAGTTGCGAGATATCCTCCAGCACCGATCGGAGGTCGCGTTCAAGGGGAACGCGCTCTCGGGCGACGTGATCCCGCTGTGTGCGGCCTTCGCTGCACAGGAACACGGGGACGCCCGTCGGGCGCTCGACCTCCTCCGGACAGCGGGCGAACTCGCGGAGCGATCTCAGGCCGAGACGATCGTCGAGGAGCACGTCCGGCAGGCCCAGGACAAGATCGAACTCGACCGCGTCGTCGAAGTCGTCCGCACGCTCCCGACTCAGAGCAAACTCGTCCTCTTCTCGACCATCTTGCTCGAGAAAAACGGCGTTCACAGCATCAACACCGGCGAGGTGTTCAACATCTACAAGCGCCTCTGCGAGGAGATCGACGCCGACGTCCTGACCCAGCGCCGCGTCACCGACCTCATCAGCGAACTCGACATGCTCGGCATCGTCAACGCCGTGGTCGTCTCGAAGGGACGGTACGGCCGAACGAAGGAGATCAGTCTCTCGGTTCCGATCGACGAGACCGAGGCCGTCCTCCTGAGCGACTCGCGCCTGAGCAACATCGACGACGTTCAGCCGTTCGTACAGGCCCGCTTCGAGAACTGA